ACTACTATCCAATGGTGTCATCAAGAGATGCTGATATGAAGTATTACCAAAATATGATTAATAGTAATTTACACATTAAATTAAGACTAAATGCAATGTTATCACTAGAAAAACttgaaaaaacaaaaagaaataatgctaatatagttaaaaaaataactgaTACTCTTGATTTAGATTTTGACATACTTCAAAATCAAATACcagtatataataaaataacagacgagaaacataatattttatttaaacacaTTCAAATGTCATGTGGAAACATTGGAAAAAATACTGATATGATGAAGTATTCcaagttattttataacatttgtTCTCTGAATATTGATATGTCAGATATCTTATCAGCAATATCATTTGCTTGTCAACAATAACAAGCTTCTctttttaactaaattaaattatttttatatatcattattattatgattaaataaatttttacattatttaaatgaaaccaaatacatttttatataattgtttaaaagtattcatactaatataaataaaatatttcaataaaaatattattttaataattatgtttataatttaagaatagtttttttttttttttaaatatattaaaataatttagatattaaaaaattatacaattaatCTTTTACAAGGTTATAACATTacatatcattaataaatcaattaataataaaaaactaacttttgataacaatgctatttttaaagagctttattactttaaatgacttgataaaataaaaattttttaattatttaaaaaaatggagGAAAATATACTACATCATTgtaagtttataaaaaaaaaataattttattttcagcTTTTTTTCAATGGAATAGTAGAAGATTTcatgtaattttaattttaatgactGGTATGACTTTGTTTTATTTTGCCCGTACAACCATTGGAATAAGTATGATTTGTATGTTAAATTCTACCTCTTTTCAAAATGAATCTATTACTAAACATGAAATACCAAAAAAATgtcaatatatatttaataatacaatacaaaaatcaaaaatatatgaagGTACTATTAATTGGAATCAAGATGTACAAAATTCTATTATATCAGCAAATTATTGGGGATCgcttttaacaatattttttgctGGTATTATAGTTGATAAAACATCTccaaaaaaaactattatattatcagcaagtatattattaataacaacTGCTTTATTTCCAATTCTTACTATTTATTGGGATTATAATTTAGTTATTATTTCACGTTTTATATTTGGTATTGGTGATGCATTTTGGGCTCCATCATTTAATcatatattatcaaattggataccattaaatgaaaaaagtttGGCTGTAGGTATTTATACTAGTGGTGTACAAATTGCTATATTATTAGGAAATCCTATATCAgcattattttgtaatagtTTCTATAGTTGGCCGggtacattttatttttgtgcTACATTAAtactaatatttattattatttggataatattaatacaaaatagttttgataatgataaatggttaacaaaaaatgaacatacatatttattaagaaatatgtcaaaaaatgaaacaaataataaagaaaaacatattaaaatattatggttaaatattgttacttcattaccattattatcaataatgaTTTGTAGAATTAGtgaaatgatatatattgttttttcaACAACATTTTTTCCCTTATATTTACGTGatacattatatattaatataataaataatggtATTTATAGTGCAGCACCATTTACAGCTCAGataatttctaaaataacAATTGGTGCAATTATTGGAAAAttacaaagaaaaaaaattttaacatctACTCAAAGTGTAAAAATTTGTCAATTTATTAGTGGTATTGGAGTATTAGTTGGTTTATTCATTGCTCCTTATATAAATGATTGTACAAATCATTTTCCAATTGTTATatgtttttcatttattcttttcttttttggtATATCAGCTAATGGATTTTTTACTAGTATTTATATTCTTTCACCACCATTAATAACTACTATTACATCtcttaatttatttgttggTGTTCTTGGAGCTGGTTCAACATCATATATtataagttatttaaaaagtttagataaatataatggATGGAATAATGTTTTACGATTCATTGGAATTATATGGTTTTTAAcatctttcttttttacaatatttggTTCTGGTGAAAAACAAAATTGGATTGAAGAAAGatcaaaagataaatatgaaaataatacatt
This Strongyloides ratti genome assembly S_ratti_ED321, chromosome : 2 DNA region includes the following protein-coding sequences:
- a CDS encoding Sialin, encoding MTGMTLFYFARTTIGISMICMLNSTSFQNESITKHEIPKKCQYIFNNTIQKSKIYEGTINWNQDVQNSIISANYWGSLLTIFFAGIIVDKTSPKKTIILSASILLITTALFPILTIYWDYNLVIISRFIFGIGDAFWAPSFNHILSNWIPLNEKSLAVGIYTSGVQIAILLGNPISALFCNSFYSWPGTFYFCATLILIFIIIWIILIQNSFDNDKWLTKNEHTYLLRNMSKNETNNKEKHIKILWLNIVTSLPLLSIMICRISEMIYIVFSTTFFPLYLRDTLYINIINNGIYSAAPFTAQIISKITIGAIIGKLQRKKILTSTQSVKICQFISGIGVLVGLFIAPYINDCTNHFPIVICFSFILFFFGISANGFFTSIYILSPPLITTITSLNLFVGVLGAGSTSYIISYLKSLDKYNGWNNVLRFIGIIWFLTSFFFTIFGSGEKQNWIEERSKDKYENNTLLNKKIINNKNDEK